In Rhizobiales bacterium NRL2, a genomic segment contains:
- a CDS encoding ABC transporter ATP-binding protein: MSALLEVADLARSFGGVAAVDGVSFRVGAGERVALIGPNGAGKTTCFNLLNGQLKADRGEVRLDGRVVTGRKPRELVRLGIGRTFQIAQSFQSMTVGEAAGTALAVADGRMYSFSRRPADRERVLDLLRRVELAGAIDRPVTALPYGDVKRLDLALALSGEPKILFMDEPTAGMASGERAALMDRVSRIVAEEGVALLFTEHDMDAVFGHADRVMVMAGGRLIAEGAVDEIRADPEVRRVYLGKAADA, encoded by the coding sequence ATGAGCGCGCTGCTGGAAGTGGCCGATCTGGCCCGGTCCTTCGGCGGCGTGGCCGCCGTGGACGGCGTCAGCTTCCGCGTCGGCGCAGGCGAGCGCGTGGCCCTGATCGGCCCGAACGGTGCAGGAAAGACCACCTGTTTCAACCTTCTGAACGGCCAGTTGAAGGCTGATCGGGGCGAAGTGCGCCTTGACGGACGGGTGGTCACGGGGCGGAAGCCGCGCGAGCTGGTCCGCCTGGGTATCGGCCGCACCTTCCAGATCGCCCAGAGCTTCCAGTCCATGACCGTGGGCGAGGCGGCGGGCACCGCGCTGGCGGTGGCCGACGGGCGCATGTACTCCTTCAGCCGCCGGCCCGCCGACCGCGAGCGCGTGCTGGATCTGCTCCGCCGCGTCGAGCTGGCCGGCGCGATCGACCGGCCGGTGACGGCGCTGCCCTATGGCGACGTCAAGCGCCTCGACCTGGCGCTGGCGCTGTCGGGCGAGCCGAAGATCCTGTTCATGGACGAACCGACGGCGGGCATGGCCTCGGGCGAACGCGCGGCGCTGATGGACCGGGTCAGCCGCATCGTCGCCGAAGAGGGCGTGGCGCTGCTGTTCACCGAGCACGACATGGACGCCGTCTTCGGCCATGCCGACCGGGTCATGGTGATGGCCGGCGGGCGGCTGATCGCCGAGGGCGCGGTCGACGAGATCCGGGCCGATCCGGAAGTCCGCCGGGTCTATCTGGGCAAGGCCGCCGATGCTTGA